The proteins below are encoded in one region of Lactuca sativa cultivar Salinas chromosome 3, Lsat_Salinas_v11, whole genome shotgun sequence:
- the LOC111904538 gene encoding uncharacterized protein LOC111904538 isoform X2, which yields MATYKLAAIIRNPNNNDEFLLVKQTPPPKYDDQEYDSYADSDLWDLPSAKLTSLSPEVDSSPHFVLQGEEACSHKLNLRKFDLPSALAEVLGQVGFESVNGVEWKFLKLVEEPNFGPGFPIETVYVTGDLVLETLKDHCQWSSNEICSNLLLQVKPGGNRIGPLAVNSLLKESMQSHSLKLPPTLSCQEYPPGVNIIPMRSKTAQPFHTTNLIVFTNGNNQVEHESSSFIAHGDAMIIDPGCRSEFNKELAEIVTALPQKLIVFVTHHHRDHVDGLSTVQKTNPDARLLAHKNTISRIRKDDWTLGCTTVSGTEEICIGGERFKIIFAPGHTDGHLALLHVSTNSLIAGDHCVGQGSAFLDINSGGNMNDYFQTTYKFMDLSPNALISMHGRVNLWPKHMLCGYLKNRRSRESTILKAIESGSKTLFDIVAYTYADVDRNLWVIAASNVRLHVEHLAHQNKLPKEFSLENYRRSCSQFTIHVGKL from the exons ATGGCGACATACAAGCTCGCAGCGATCATCAGGAACCCTAACAATAACGACGAGTTCCTTCTTGTTAAGCAAACTCCGCCTCCCAAATACGATGATCAAGAATACGACTCGTATGCTGACTCCGACCTCTGGGACTTGCCGTCGGCGAAGTTGACCTCGCTATCACCGGAAGTAGATTCCTCGCCTCACTTTGTACTGCAAGGCGAAGAAGCGTGTTCGCATAAGCTCAATTTGAGGAAATTTGATCTTCCTTCAGCTCTTGCCGAG GTTTTGGGACAAGTAGGTTTTGAATCAGTCAATGGAGTAGAATGGAAgtttttgaagcttgtggaagaaccTAATTTTGGACCAGGATTCCCTATTGAGACTGTGTATGTGACTGGAGACCTTGTTCTTGAGACTTTAAAAG ACCATTGTCAATGGAGTTCCAATGAAATTTGCTCCAATTTGCTTCTTCAAGTAAAGCCAGGTGGCAATCGAATTGGGCCATTAGCAGTCAACAGTCTACTCAAAGAGTCAATGCAATCTCATTCCTTGAAATTGCCTCCAACATTGTCATGTCAG GAATACCCTCCTGGAGTAAACATTATACCTATGAGAAGCAAAACAGCACAACCTTTTCATACAACAAATTTGATTGTATTTACAAATGGGAATAATCAAGTTGAACATGAAAGTAGTTCCTTTATTGCTCATGGAGATGCAATGATAATAGATCCTGGATGTCGATCAGAGTTTAATAAAGAG CTTGCAGAAATTGTTACTGCTTTACCACAAAAGTTAATTGTATTTGTCACTCATCATCATCGTGATCATGTTGATG gGCTTTCCACTGTTCAAAAAACCAATCCTGATGCTCGTCTTTTGGCACATAAAAACACCATAAGCCGCATTAGAAAAG ATGATTGGACTCTTGGTTGTACAACAGTTTCTGGAACAGAAGAGATCTGCATTGGTGGAGAGAGATTCAAAATCATATTTGCTCCA GGGCATACAGATGGACATCTAGCATTGTTGCATGTTAGCACTAATTCATTGATTGCAGGTGATCATTGTGTGGG ACAAGGAAGTGCTTTCTTGGATATAAATTCTGGTGGTAATATGAAT GATTACTTCCAAACAACTTACAAATTTATGGACCTCTCACCAAATGCTTTGATCTCCATGCATGGAAGGGTTAATTTATGGCCAAAACACATGCTTTGTGGTTATCTTAA GAATCGTAGAAGTAGAGAATCTACAATCTTGAAAGCTATAGAATCAGggtcaaaaactttgtttgataTAGTTGCATATACATATGCTGACGTGGACAGAAATCTTTGGGTGATTGCTGCATCTAATGTGAGGCTTCATGTTGAGCATCTTGCTCATCAAAACAAATTGcctaag GAGTTCTCTTTAGAAAATTACAGGCGCAGTTGTTCTCAATTTACTATCCACGTGGGTAAATTATAA
- the LOC111904538 gene encoding uncharacterized protein LOC111904538 isoform X1: protein MATYKLAAIIRNPNNNDEFLLVKQTPPPKYDDQEYDSYADSDLWDLPSAKLTSLSPEVDSSPHFVLQGEEACSHKLNLRKFDLPSALAEVLGQVGFESVNGVEWKFLKLVEEPNFGPGFPIETVYVTGDLVLETLKDHCQWSSNEICSNLLLQVKPGGNRIGPLAVNSLLKESMQSHSLKLPPTLSCQEYPPGVNIIPMRSKTAQPFHTTNLIVFTNGNNQVEHESSSFIAHGDAMIIDPGCRSEFNKELAEIVTALPQKLIVFVTHHHRDHVDGLSTVQKTNPDARLLAHKNTISRIRKDDWTLGCTTVSGTEEICIGGERFKIIFAPGHTDGHLALLHVSTNSLIAGDHCVGQGSAFLDINSGGNMNDYFQTTYKFMDLSPNALISMHGRVNLWPKHMLCGYLKNRRSRESTILKAIESGSKTLFDIVAYTYADVDRNLWVIAASNVRLHVEHLAHQNKLPKEFSVEKFESTCRVHFFLRWVWTYVQNRIINYPTLMLLGGLTASGVALLYSVRNNLNSR from the exons ATGGCGACATACAAGCTCGCAGCGATCATCAGGAACCCTAACAATAACGACGAGTTCCTTCTTGTTAAGCAAACTCCGCCTCCCAAATACGATGATCAAGAATACGACTCGTATGCTGACTCCGACCTCTGGGACTTGCCGTCGGCGAAGTTGACCTCGCTATCACCGGAAGTAGATTCCTCGCCTCACTTTGTACTGCAAGGCGAAGAAGCGTGTTCGCATAAGCTCAATTTGAGGAAATTTGATCTTCCTTCAGCTCTTGCCGAG GTTTTGGGACAAGTAGGTTTTGAATCAGTCAATGGAGTAGAATGGAAgtttttgaagcttgtggaagaaccTAATTTTGGACCAGGATTCCCTATTGAGACTGTGTATGTGACTGGAGACCTTGTTCTTGAGACTTTAAAAG ACCATTGTCAATGGAGTTCCAATGAAATTTGCTCCAATTTGCTTCTTCAAGTAAAGCCAGGTGGCAATCGAATTGGGCCATTAGCAGTCAACAGTCTACTCAAAGAGTCAATGCAATCTCATTCCTTGAAATTGCCTCCAACATTGTCATGTCAG GAATACCCTCCTGGAGTAAACATTATACCTATGAGAAGCAAAACAGCACAACCTTTTCATACAACAAATTTGATTGTATTTACAAATGGGAATAATCAAGTTGAACATGAAAGTAGTTCCTTTATTGCTCATGGAGATGCAATGATAATAGATCCTGGATGTCGATCAGAGTTTAATAAAGAG CTTGCAGAAATTGTTACTGCTTTACCACAAAAGTTAATTGTATTTGTCACTCATCATCATCGTGATCATGTTGATG gGCTTTCCACTGTTCAAAAAACCAATCCTGATGCTCGTCTTTTGGCACATAAAAACACCATAAGCCGCATTAGAAAAG ATGATTGGACTCTTGGTTGTACAACAGTTTCTGGAACAGAAGAGATCTGCATTGGTGGAGAGAGATTCAAAATCATATTTGCTCCA GGGCATACAGATGGACATCTAGCATTGTTGCATGTTAGCACTAATTCATTGATTGCAGGTGATCATTGTGTGGG ACAAGGAAGTGCTTTCTTGGATATAAATTCTGGTGGTAATATGAAT GATTACTTCCAAACAACTTACAAATTTATGGACCTCTCACCAAATGCTTTGATCTCCATGCATGGAAGGGTTAATTTATGGCCAAAACACATGCTTTGTGGTTATCTTAA GAATCGTAGAAGTAGAGAATCTACAATCTTGAAAGCTATAGAATCAGggtcaaaaactttgtttgataTAGTTGCATATACATATGCTGACGTGGACAGAAATCTTTGGGTGATTGCTGCATCTAATGTGAGGCTTCATGTTGAGCATCTTGCTCATCAAAACAAATTGcctaag gaGTTTTCTGTAGAAAAGTTTGAGTCAACATGTAGAGTTCATTTCTTTTTACGGTGGGTGTGGACATATGTACAAAATCGCATTATTAATTATCCAACTTTGATGCTGCTTGGTGGTCTAACAGCTTCTGGTGTTGCTTTGTTGTATTCTGTACGCAATAATCTAAATTCTAGATGA
- the LOC111904538 gene encoding uncharacterized protein LOC111904538 isoform X3, whose product MATYKLAAIIRNPNNNDEFLLVKQTPPPKYDDQEYDSYADSDLWDLPSAKLTSLSPEVDSSPHFVLQGEEACSHKLNLRKFDLPSALAEVLGQVGFESVNGVEWKFLKLVEEPNFGPGFPIETVYVTGDLVLETLKDHCQWSSNEICSNLLLQVKPGGNRIGPLAVNSLLKESMQSHSLKLPPTLSCQEYPPGVNIIPMRSKTAQPFHTTNLIVFTNGNNQVEHESSSFIAHGDAMIIDPGCRSEFNKELAEIVTALPQKLIVFVTHHHRDHVDGLSTVQKTNPDARLLAHKNTISRIRKDDWTLGCTTVSGTEEICIGGERFKIIFAPGHTDGHLALLHVSTNSLIAGDHCVGQGSAFLDINSGGNMNDYFQTTYKFMDLSPNALISMHGRVNLWPKHMLCGYLKNRRSRESTILKAIESGSKTLFDIVAYTYADVDRNLWVIAASNVRLHVEHLAHQNKLPKI is encoded by the exons ATGGCGACATACAAGCTCGCAGCGATCATCAGGAACCCTAACAATAACGACGAGTTCCTTCTTGTTAAGCAAACTCCGCCTCCCAAATACGATGATCAAGAATACGACTCGTATGCTGACTCCGACCTCTGGGACTTGCCGTCGGCGAAGTTGACCTCGCTATCACCGGAAGTAGATTCCTCGCCTCACTTTGTACTGCAAGGCGAAGAAGCGTGTTCGCATAAGCTCAATTTGAGGAAATTTGATCTTCCTTCAGCTCTTGCCGAG GTTTTGGGACAAGTAGGTTTTGAATCAGTCAATGGAGTAGAATGGAAgtttttgaagcttgtggaagaaccTAATTTTGGACCAGGATTCCCTATTGAGACTGTGTATGTGACTGGAGACCTTGTTCTTGAGACTTTAAAAG ACCATTGTCAATGGAGTTCCAATGAAATTTGCTCCAATTTGCTTCTTCAAGTAAAGCCAGGTGGCAATCGAATTGGGCCATTAGCAGTCAACAGTCTACTCAAAGAGTCAATGCAATCTCATTCCTTGAAATTGCCTCCAACATTGTCATGTCAG GAATACCCTCCTGGAGTAAACATTATACCTATGAGAAGCAAAACAGCACAACCTTTTCATACAACAAATTTGATTGTATTTACAAATGGGAATAATCAAGTTGAACATGAAAGTAGTTCCTTTATTGCTCATGGAGATGCAATGATAATAGATCCTGGATGTCGATCAGAGTTTAATAAAGAG CTTGCAGAAATTGTTACTGCTTTACCACAAAAGTTAATTGTATTTGTCACTCATCATCATCGTGATCATGTTGATG gGCTTTCCACTGTTCAAAAAACCAATCCTGATGCTCGTCTTTTGGCACATAAAAACACCATAAGCCGCATTAGAAAAG ATGATTGGACTCTTGGTTGTACAACAGTTTCTGGAACAGAAGAGATCTGCATTGGTGGAGAGAGATTCAAAATCATATTTGCTCCA GGGCATACAGATGGACATCTAGCATTGTTGCATGTTAGCACTAATTCATTGATTGCAGGTGATCATTGTGTGGG ACAAGGAAGTGCTTTCTTGGATATAAATTCTGGTGGTAATATGAAT GATTACTTCCAAACAACTTACAAATTTATGGACCTCTCACCAAATGCTTTGATCTCCATGCATGGAAGGGTTAATTTATGGCCAAAACACATGCTTTGTGGTTATCTTAA GAATCGTAGAAGTAGAGAATCTACAATCTTGAAAGCTATAGAATCAGggtcaaaaactttgtttgataTAGTTGCATATACATATGCTGACGTGGACAGAAATCTTTGGGTGATTGCTGCATCTAATGTGAGGCTTCATGTTGAGCATCTTGCTCATCAAAACAAATTGcctaag ATTTGA